A single region of the Gracilibacillus caseinilyticus genome encodes:
- the flgD gene encoding flagellar hook assembly protein FlgD yields MTNIDSSYYLSNQTQTRTTSSSLGKDEFLRILMTQLQNQDPLNPMEDKEFISQMATFSSLEQMMNMSSAIESLVVNQSVSPVIQYSHLIGEEVEYYRLDEETGEIAEPKEIVTSNVVAISEQQGYAVIELENGQKIYTDEILRISQAGTKEDSDTEIDSETKTDETEV; encoded by the coding sequence ATGACAAATATTGATTCCAGTTATTATTTATCTAATCAGACACAGACAAGAACCACGAGTTCTAGTTTGGGAAAAGATGAATTCTTAAGAATTTTGATGACACAGTTGCAAAATCAAGATCCATTAAATCCGATGGAAGATAAAGAATTTATTTCGCAGATGGCGACTTTCTCTTCATTGGAACAAATGATGAATATGTCTAGTGCAATCGAGTCTTTGGTCGTTAATCAATCCGTTTCACCTGTCATTCAATATAGCCATTTAATAGGAGAAGAAGTGGAGTATTACAGACTTGATGAAGAAACGGGAGAGATAGCAGAGCCGAAAGAAATCGTAACTAGTAATGTCGTGGCGATTTCGGAACAACAAGGTTATGCTGTGATTGAACTAGAAAATGGTCAGAAGATTTATACGGATGAAATTCTGCGTATCTCACAGGCTGGAACAAAAGAAGACAGTGATACTGAAATAGATTCCGAAACAAAAACTGACGAGACTGAAGTATAG
- the fliM gene encoding flagellar motor switch protein FliM → MADEVLSQNEIDALLSALSSGEMDANQLKEEEKDKKVKVYDFKRALRFSKDQIRSISRIHDNFARLLSTYFSAQLRTYVHIAVASVDQIPYEEFIRSIPTKTILNVYSVEPLDGRIIFEFNPNIAYAMLDRMLGGRGRSINKIDSLTEIETTLMSQLFEKALDNLQEAWGSVADIDPILEDFEVNPQFLQLVSPNETVVVVSLDTTIGDSSGMINICIPHVVLEPIIPKLSVHYWMQNETSKERKPEEYESISHNIKQTSLDLSVVLGETSITLEEFLFLDHDDTIVLNNTIDQPLQLHVDQEPKFHVQPGKRKHKLAVQVLDDIKGGDSDDE, encoded by the coding sequence ATGGCAGATGAAGTTCTTTCACAAAATGAAATTGACGCCTTATTATCCGCTTTGTCATCGGGTGAAATGGATGCAAATCAACTAAAAGAAGAAGAAAAAGACAAAAAAGTAAAAGTGTATGATTTTAAACGAGCTTTGCGCTTTTCAAAAGATCAGATACGAAGTATATCAAGAATTCATGATAATTTTGCGCGGTTGTTATCCACTTATTTTTCAGCTCAGTTAAGGACATATGTACATATTGCAGTGGCATCTGTTGATCAGATTCCGTATGAAGAATTCATCCGTTCGATTCCAACCAAGACAATTTTAAATGTGTACAGTGTTGAGCCGTTGGATGGCAGAATTATTTTTGAATTTAACCCTAATATTGCATATGCGATGCTTGATCGAATGCTAGGTGGAAGAGGAAGAAGTATTAACAAAATTGATAGTTTAACAGAAATAGAGACAACACTCATGTCACAACTGTTTGAGAAAGCATTAGACAATTTGCAAGAAGCATGGGGGAGTGTAGCGGACATTGATCCGATTCTAGAAGACTTTGAGGTGAATCCGCAATTTCTACAATTGGTCTCGCCTAATGAAACCGTCGTTGTCGTTTCATTAGATACGACAATTGGTGATAGCAGTGGTATGATCAACATTTGTATCCCTCATGTCGTTCTTGAGCCAATCATTCCGAAATTATCGGTTCATTACTGGATGCAAAATGAAACGTCCAAGGAACGTAAGCCGGAAGAATATGAATCTATTTCACATAATATTAAACAAACCAGCTTGGATTTATCGGTCGTTTTAGGTGAGACATCCATTACATTGGAAGAATTTCTGTTCCTTGATCATGATGATACCATTGTGCTCAACAACACGATTGATCAGCCACTGCAGTTACATGTTGATCAAGAACCGAAATTTCATGTCCAGCCCGGTAAAAGAAAGCATAAATTAGCTGTACAAGTATTAGACGACATTAAGGGAGGGGATTCGGATGATGAATGA
- a CDS encoding MotE family protein encodes MATNSMKSKEKKPGLFQWLVVIVVSLLFALIMTFIILFATDVNVTKFTKETINKIPFLEDTVTTDKEELHENQLLAKEDTITQLEGQMEELEAEVQTKTDTIEELETTVSSLNEQLNQTSNEEEASEDDNQAFQEMSVTFEEMKPKNAADILANMEQATVIPVLEQLDAEVRAEILSEMEAEMAATYSAELLAQ; translated from the coding sequence ATGGCCACCAATTCAATGAAGAGTAAAGAAAAAAAACCAGGCTTGTTTCAATGGTTAGTTGTCATTGTGGTATCTTTACTTTTTGCCTTAATCATGACATTCATCATTCTCTTTGCGACGGATGTCAATGTCACAAAGTTTACGAAAGAAACGATTAATAAAATACCTTTCCTGGAAGACACTGTAACAACAGATAAGGAAGAGTTACACGAAAATCAACTCTTAGCAAAAGAGGATACCATTACACAATTAGAGGGACAAATGGAAGAGCTAGAAGCAGAAGTGCAGACGAAGACGGATACGATAGAAGAGTTAGAAACAACCGTTAGCTCCTTAAATGAACAGCTGAATCAAACAAGTAACGAAGAAGAAGCAAGTGAAGATGACAATCAAGCCTTTCAGGAAATGTCTGTCACGTTTGAAGAAATGAAACCGAAGAATGCCGCTGACATTCTAGCCAATATGGAGCAAGCTACTGTAATTCCGGTATTGGAGCAGTTAGATGCGGAAGTTCGAGCGGAAATACTTTCTGAAATGGAAGCCGAAATGGCAGCAACGTACTCAGCGGAACTTCTTGCACAGTAA
- a CDS encoding flagellar hook-length control protein FliK, which produces MYITQNIMAQLNQTTIQQSATNTLQESGSFRKFLARVQPDAEQDLKQPFLELLQQLVDQEVLPEEFLKDVKKQSTFDQGELKDILDKVMQQMEKGEVAPDNLVLLQTIDQLNQSVVSDGKLTRNPDTSMSLQFSGSQWFQGEDNQTRLENIIKSTERMLGQLQKQSLTSQDYKQLIDLLRQWSNQDQSTQNNLTAMLKKDESSATIQVWNKLLKNFQNRQVMNKHYGQAQQVTQQDIAKWIQNAIEQYGGTTKQEVTQTRVDMQASSQMVTSKVQQYVIHVQHTGDDQQLAQKQLLDQFNLAIQKSNFMKLPNGTNQLMLRLQPESLGDVTVRLTQVNGEMVVKMMVASQSAKDLLEGNLHQLRHMFSPNQVAIERQDTVTSSNESSWSQEQEQSDENGQEQEANSQDQQSQEGDEQDPLNFKDLLMDAKV; this is translated from the coding sequence TTGTACATCACGCAAAATATAATGGCTCAATTAAATCAAACAACTATACAACAGAGTGCAACTAACACGCTGCAGGAATCTGGAAGTTTTCGAAAATTTTTGGCCCGTGTTCAGCCCGATGCGGAACAAGATCTGAAGCAACCATTTCTAGAATTATTACAGCAATTAGTCGATCAAGAAGTACTGCCAGAAGAATTTTTGAAAGATGTAAAAAAACAGTCGACATTCGATCAGGGTGAGTTGAAGGATATCTTGGATAAGGTCATGCAACAAATGGAAAAAGGTGAAGTCGCACCGGATAATCTAGTACTCTTGCAAACTATTGATCAACTGAACCAATCGGTGGTTTCTGATGGAAAATTGACAAGAAATCCTGATACATCAATGTCGTTACAATTTTCGGGTAGTCAATGGTTTCAAGGCGAAGATAATCAAACACGATTAGAGAACATCATAAAATCTACCGAAAGAATGTTGGGTCAATTGCAAAAACAATCATTAACAAGCCAGGATTACAAACAGCTAATCGATCTGTTGAGACAATGGTCGAATCAGGATCAATCAACTCAAAACAACCTGACAGCTATGCTGAAAAAAGACGAATCGAGCGCTACAATTCAAGTATGGAACAAGCTGTTGAAAAATTTCCAAAATCGTCAGGTGATGAACAAACATTACGGTCAAGCTCAGCAGGTAACACAGCAAGATATAGCGAAGTGGATACAAAATGCAATCGAGCAGTATGGGGGGACCACGAAGCAAGAAGTGACGCAAACCAGAGTGGATATGCAAGCTTCTTCACAAATGGTTACTTCCAAGGTGCAGCAATATGTTATTCACGTGCAGCATACAGGTGATGATCAGCAATTAGCACAGAAGCAATTACTGGACCAATTTAATCTAGCCATCCAGAAAAGTAACTTTATGAAGTTGCCAAATGGTACAAATCAATTGATGTTGAGGCTGCAACCTGAGTCATTGGGTGATGTTACCGTTCGACTCACACAAGTAAATGGCGAGATGGTGGTCAAAATGATGGTGGCATCTCAAAGCGCAAAAGACCTGTTAGAGGGTAATCTACACCAATTGCGCCACATGTTTTCACCAAATCAGGTTGCCATTGAACGACAAGATACGGTGACATCAAGCAACGAGTCTTCCTGGTCTCAAGAACAGGAACAGTCAGATGAAAATGGTCAAGAGCAAGAGGCGAATAGTCAGGATCAGCAATCCCAAGAAGGTGATGAACAAGATCCGTTGAATTTCAAGGATCTTTTAATGGATGCGAAAGTGTAG
- a CDS encoding TIGR02530 family flagellar biosynthesis protein, giving the protein MVNRIHAFHPTILPGTKKNTPSTSSAVPFKDVLSQQHSIQISKHAQQRMQSRNIEVTNEQWTKIESKLQEASQKGVKESLVITDQAAFVVNANNKTVITAMEIAELKSKIFTNITGTIIME; this is encoded by the coding sequence ATGGTCAACAGGATTCACGCTTTTCATCCCACTATCCTTCCTGGAACTAAAAAAAATACACCAAGTACATCTTCAGCGGTTCCGTTTAAAGATGTTTTATCCCAGCAGCACTCGATACAAATTAGCAAGCATGCTCAGCAACGTATGCAGTCAAGAAACATTGAAGTCACAAATGAACAGTGGACCAAAATAGAAAGTAAGCTGCAAGAAGCAAGCCAAAAAGGTGTGAAAGAATCACTTGTTATTACGGATCAGGCAGCCTTTGTAGTCAATGCGAACAATAAAACAGTGATTACTGCTATGGAAATAGCAGAGCTGAAAAGTAAGATTTTTACGAATATTACAGGCACAATTATTATGGAATAA
- a CDS encoding flagellar FlbD family protein, which yields MITLTKLNGDRLTINAVFVERVESLPDTTITLINQKKLFVKEQEVVVKQKITEFYKHIGLYQLQREVGEQQNES from the coding sequence ATGATTACATTAACAAAACTAAACGGTGATCGGTTAACAATCAACGCGGTGTTTGTAGAGCGAGTGGAATCACTTCCTGATACAACGATCACCTTAATTAATCAGAAGAAATTATTTGTGAAAGAACAGGAAGTAGTGGTGAAACAAAAAATCACAGAATTTTATAAGCATATTGGTTTATATCAACTGCAACGAGAAGTAGGTGAACAACAAAATGAATCCTAA
- the flgG gene encoding flagellar basal body rod protein FlgG, with protein sequence MLRSMYAGISGLKGFQTKLDVIGNNIANVNTTGYKKGRVTFQDMMSQSVSGASGPTNIRGGINPSQVGTGVQLGSIDNVHTQGNRQTTGRPLDLQLEGDGMFVFATGENIDGATTEEMDISYSRAGNLYLDNEGYIVNANGQYLLGQNGTDADGNPIDGTSRIKIPDTAESFSIQSNGIVNYIQDGETQEAGQILVAKFSNPGGLNKTGSNMFQNSVNAGRMEDDEGNFLFEPESDGTASVVSGALEMSNVDLSEEFTEMITAQRGFQANTRIITTSDEILQELVNLKR encoded by the coding sequence ATGTTAAGATCAATGTATGCTGGTATTTCAGGTTTAAAAGGTTTCCAAACAAAGCTGGATGTTATCGGAAATAACATCGCCAATGTGAACACAACGGGTTATAAGAAAGGTCGTGTTACCTTTCAGGATATGATGAGTCAATCGGTATCAGGTGCAAGCGGCCCGACAAATATCAGAGGTGGTATTAACCCCTCTCAAGTAGGAACAGGGGTTCAGCTTGGGTCGATTGACAATGTGCATACACAAGGTAACCGTCAGACGACTGGCCGGCCGTTAGATTTGCAGCTTGAAGGGGACGGAATGTTTGTTTTTGCTACTGGTGAGAACATTGATGGCGCAACAACAGAGGAAATGGATATCAGTTATTCACGAGCTGGTAATCTTTATCTTGATAATGAAGGTTATATCGTTAATGCTAATGGTCAATATTTATTAGGTCAAAATGGAACAGATGCGGATGGTAATCCAATTGATGGTACATCCAGAATCAAAATCCCTGATACAGCGGAGAGTTTCAGTATTCAAAGTAACGGTATTGTTAACTACATTCAGGATGGAGAAACACAAGAAGCTGGTCAAATTCTTGTCGCTAAGTTTTCAAACCCAGGTGGTTTAAATAAAACTGGTTCAAACATGTTCCAAAATTCGGTGAACGCTGGAAGGATGGAGGACGATGAAGGTAACTTCCTCTTTGAACCTGAATCAGATGGTACAGCATCGGTCGTATCTGGTGCGTTAGAAATGTCCAATGTGGATTTGTCAGAAGAATTCACCGAAATGATTACCGCACAACGTGGTTTTCAGGCAAATACTCGAATTATTACGACTTCTGATGAAATTTTGCAAGAATTAGTAAATCTAAAACGATAA
- a CDS encoding flagellar basal body-associated FliL family protein codes for MNPKLIRILVIILVFITIAGAGVLYFLMNQTTAEGEEMSIDDMVKYSYTTEEIRTDLNDGNFVLIQFQFITNSSDALEEIQKREFQIKNQFIKLSVDLTANDFKENLTELEDNMKHAMNDQMTQGQIIDVLIVSKVIQ; via the coding sequence ATGAATCCTAAATTAATAAGAATCCTTGTCATCATATTAGTATTTATTACCATTGCCGGCGCAGGTGTTCTTTATTTTCTGATGAATCAGACTACTGCAGAAGGAGAAGAAATGTCGATCGATGACATGGTGAAATATTCTTATACAACTGAAGAGATTCGTACCGATCTGAATGATGGAAATTTTGTTCTTATTCAATTCCAATTTATCACCAACAGCTCTGATGCACTAGAAGAAATCCAGAAAAGAGAATTTCAGATCAAAAATCAGTTTATTAAATTGTCAGTAGACCTGACGGCAAATGATTTTAAAGAGAACTTGACGGAGTTAGAAGATAATATGAAGCATGCGATGAATGATCAAATGACACAAGGTCAAATCATTGATGTATTGATTGTAAGTAAAGTCATTCAGTAA